A single window of Rubripirellula lacrimiformis DNA harbors:
- a CDS encoding PilW family protein, with protein MIDLPTSTDRFRGFRRAASLAFSLVELLIAMTITMLLMAALAKSFGVIGKSIKEGRSQVSLSSKLRGASFRLRTDLGARTAIANPPLKTEAGLGYFMYYEGPMTEHTMGLFGAEATRTRSDGTVIFQSDTTDTDGDSVTDFYDPDIEKGATYRKHARIGDFDDYLAFTAEASGDQWFTGKVPAYLVDDAATDEMEPRVIRSKFAEIIIWASPVWDVDPATNLINIAAHPSGMPLYKDSNNDLVPDRIVLHQRTLLIRPDLNRVRTIPGSKPFDTAVLRPQDDNVSPSFVPPALRQVYPIGVVNAPESPLYPNYAVPTSATNNAQMLNSNWLVGMTPLHHFYDLSLRRVIHPETGEPTGYVAANSMTDLVQPHNRFAHVRYPGRYFGRGDFTSGDLATSMPLLALGWNDVLLNWQGTADPRSIPASATAPSWFPLGQTSARTRNTAGTPTTGDDSLSGLFNGWLLPHFALGDANQPGTSQGDHWERGYLPAGAAFEDPRWDRTGEDVFVSNVLSYDIRVFDESAPVFITGGPDGDPGKSGVDDDGTGTADETVTVGGSARSELGAAGSDDLLVEVSDMAIYDVIGQEILHPQVAGTFGYDFVSLGSRGAFVDLGFPFLAGTPLGQRMAQSVETGEVATPRPSTTVAPVPRIQTNFNLFMQSDFSLLPMVQPTATDGLSPMKRSGKLVHFDAFGNICFFQPTYDTWTDGYESDGFDQSQTPAGQLSGANLVGTTWVLSDPGTSATAPVPRLPTGVKNVLQVDTGRFVPSEPETSAPFPRRLQAISVTMRVLDPSSEEIAQFTVVESLE; from the coding sequence ATGATTGATTTACCAACTTCCACCGACCGCTTTCGGGGCTTCCGACGCGCCGCTTCGCTGGCGTTCTCGCTGGTCGAATTGCTGATCGCGATGACCATCACGATGCTGCTGATGGCGGCACTGGCGAAGTCGTTTGGCGTCATCGGAAAGTCGATCAAGGAAGGACGCAGCCAGGTTTCGCTTAGCAGCAAGCTGCGAGGTGCCAGTTTCCGACTTCGCACGGATCTGGGGGCGCGAACCGCCATCGCCAATCCGCCGCTGAAGACCGAAGCCGGTCTGGGGTACTTCATGTACTACGAAGGACCGATGACCGAACATACGATGGGACTGTTTGGTGCCGAGGCCACTCGGACTCGCTCCGATGGAACCGTGATCTTCCAAAGTGACACGACCGACACCGATGGGGATTCGGTCACCGACTTCTACGATCCGGATATCGAAAAGGGCGCGACGTACCGCAAACACGCGCGGATCGGCGACTTTGACGACTACCTTGCGTTCACGGCCGAAGCGAGCGGGGACCAGTGGTTCACCGGAAAGGTACCCGCCTACTTGGTCGACGACGCGGCTACCGACGAAATGGAACCGCGAGTGATCCGGTCGAAGTTTGCCGAAATCATCATCTGGGCGTCGCCCGTTTGGGATGTGGATCCGGCAACGAATTTGATCAACATTGCTGCCCATCCATCCGGGATGCCGCTGTACAAGGACAGCAACAACGATTTGGTTCCCGACCGCATTGTTTTGCATCAGCGAACGTTGCTGATCCGTCCCGACCTGAACCGGGTTCGGACCATCCCCGGAAGCAAGCCATTTGATACCGCGGTCCTTCGCCCTCAAGACGACAATGTATCGCCATCGTTCGTTCCGCCGGCGCTTCGCCAGGTGTATCCGATCGGCGTTGTGAATGCTCCCGAATCGCCCCTGTACCCCAACTATGCCGTTCCCACCAGCGCCACCAACAACGCGCAGATGCTGAACAGCAATTGGTTGGTCGGGATGACGCCGCTGCACCATTTCTATGATCTGTCTTTGCGACGTGTGATTCATCCCGAAACGGGCGAACCGACCGGTTACGTCGCCGCCAACTCGATGACCGACTTGGTCCAGCCTCATAACCGATTTGCGCACGTGCGATACCCAGGTCGATACTTTGGACGTGGCGACTTTACCAGCGGCGATCTAGCAACTTCGATGCCGCTATTGGCATTGGGCTGGAACGATGTGTTGTTGAATTGGCAAGGGACCGCCGATCCGCGATCCATTCCCGCCTCTGCGACCGCCCCCAGTTGGTTTCCGCTGGGCCAGACCAGCGCCCGCACTCGCAACACCGCCGGGACGCCCACGACGGGGGATGATTCGCTTAGCGGACTGTTCAACGGATGGCTGCTGCCGCACTTTGCCTTGGGCGATGCCAATCAACCTGGAACCAGCCAGGGGGACCATTGGGAACGTGGGTACCTGCCCGCGGGCGCTGCGTTCGAAGACCCTCGCTGGGATCGAACGGGTGAAGACGTCTTCGTCAGCAACGTGCTGTCCTACGACATCCGTGTCTTTGACGAGAGCGCTCCTGTGTTCATTACCGGCGGCCCCGACGGAGATCCGGGAAAGTCCGGCGTTGACGATGACGGAACCGGCACTGCCGACGAAACAGTGACTGTCGGGGGTTCCGCACGATCGGAATTGGGGGCAGCCGGCAGCGATGATTTGCTTGTCGAAGTTTCTGACATGGCGATCTACGACGTGATCGGCCAAGAAATTTTGCATCCACAGGTGGCCGGCACCTTTGGTTACGACTTTGTCAGTTTGGGAAGCCGCGGGGCTTTCGTCGATCTTGGCTTTCCGTTCCTGGCGGGAACACCGCTGGGACAACGGATGGCTCAGTCCGTGGAAACGGGCGAAGTGGCAACGCCGCGGCCTAGCACCACGGTCGCCCCGGTCCCTCGCATCCAAACGAACTTCAATCTGTTCATGCAATCCGATTTTTCGCTGCTTCCGATGGTGCAACCGACCGCGACGGATGGGCTAAGCCCCATGAAACGCAGTGGGAAATTGGTCCACTTTGACGCGTTCGGAAATATCTGTTTCTTTCAGCCAACCTACGACACCTGGACCGACGGTTATGAATCGGATGGATTCGATCAAAGCCAAACACCGGCAGGGCAATTGTCCGGTGCAAACCTGGTCGGCACGACCTGGGTGCTAAGCGATCCAGGTACGAGTGCCACAGCGCCCGTTCCTCGGTTGCCAACCGGTGTTAAGAATGTGTTGCAGGTGGATACGGGCCGTTTTGTGCCTAGTGAACCCGAGACATCGGCACCGTTCCCGCGTCGACTGCAAGCGATTAGCGTGACGATGCGAGTGTTGGATCCGTCCAGCGAAGAAATCGCACAGTTCACCGTTGTTGAATCGCTGGAATGA